A single region of the Drosophila miranda strain MSH22 chromosome 2, D.miranda_PacBio2.1, whole genome shotgun sequence genome encodes:
- the LOC108155827 gene encoding probable arginine--tRNA ligase, mitochondrial, giving the protein MIRIRRAISEQLPQLKNIYHALEVPLKKQQLQNAQRPTLEWTLPASIAQQEQELLDSLRSHTFDATYIEKVRVVPSAGRSAAKVEFQLQPQSFVEQLLRKRQPEALPLSPTDEHVVVEYSSPNIAKPFHVGHLRSTIIGNVLANLHQHLGYRTTRLNYLGDWGTQFGLLALGVQLNNVSDKDMQRAPIETLYRSYVAANKAAEENPEIAQRARDLFTALEAGTDDAMAQQWQQYRQYTIEELSGVYNRLGVHFDSYEWESQYSQQQISEVLEKLRSAGILQREVDGREIVVVDDRRIPVIKSDGSTLYLARDIAALLERHSRLQFSRILYVVDNGQADHFNALFKTTAALDKRLSLEQLKHVKFGRIHGMSTRQGKAIFLRDVLDEARDVMREKRIQTPTTRSNSSLDDEDVCDILGVSAVLVNVLKQRRQRDHEFSWQHALQVNGDTGIKLQYTHCRLHSLLENFKDIDLENIRPDWQHYSQEPVDALDLLYELARFDQCIWQSKEQLEACVLVNYLFGLCNATSRALKRLPVKQESCPLKQSQRLLLFQAAKRTLQQGMQLLGLRPLNQM; this is encoded by the exons ATGATACGGATTCGTCGCGCTATTTCCGAGCAG CTGCCGCAGCTGAAGAACATTTACCATGCCCTGGAAGTGCCCctgaagaagcagcagctgcaaaaTGCCCAGCGACCGACTCTGGAATGGACTCTGCCGGCTTCCATTGCGcaacaggagcaggagctgctGGATTCCCTGAGGAGTCACACCTTCGATGCCACCTACATAGAGAAGGTGCGTGTAGTGCCCAGCGCTGGACGCAGTGCCGCCAAAGTGGAATTCCAGCTGCAGCCGCAGTCATTTGTGGAGCAGCTACTCCGGAAAAGACAGCCGGAGGCTCTGCCACTCTCCCCGACCGACGAGCATGTGGTTGTGGAGTACAGTTCCCCCAATATCGCCAAACCTTTCCATGTGGGCCACCTGCGCTCTACGATCATTGGCAATGTGCTGGCCAATCTCCACCAGCATTTGGGATACCGCACCACGCGCCTTAATTACCTCGGAGATTGGGGCACACAATTTGGGCTCCTGGCGCTGGGCGTTCAGCTGAACAATGTCAGCGATAAGGACATGCAGAGAGCACCCATAGAGACACTTTACAGATCTTATGTGGCCGCCAATAAAGCGGCTGAGGAGAACCCAGAAATTGCACAGCGAGCGAGGGACCTCTTCACAGCCCTGGAGGCAGGAACAGACGACGCGATGGcccaacaatggcagcagtATCGACAGTACACCATTGAAGAGCTCTCGGGGGTCTACAATCGGTTGGGCGTCCACTTTGACAGCTACGAATGGGAGTCGCAGTACTCCCAGCAGCAAATCAGTGAAGTTCTGGAGAAGCTACGGTCTGCAGGAATTCTCCAGCGAGAAGTGGATGGCCGCGAGATTGTGGTGGTGGATGATCGACGCATTCCAGTGATCAAAAGCGATGGCTCTACGTTGTATCTGGCAAGGGATATAGCTGCTCTCCTCGAGCGTCACTCGCGTCTGCAGTTCTCCCGCATTCTCTATGTTGTGGACAATGGCCAGGCAGATCATTTCAATGCCTTATTCAAGACAACCGCTGCCTTGGACAAACGATTGAGTCTGGAGCAGCTAAAGCATGTGAAATTCGGCCGGATTCATGGTATGAGCACGCGCCAGGGCAAGGCAATCTTTCTGCGGGATGTCCTGGACGAAGCACGCGATGTGATGCGAGAGAAGCGAATTCAAACACCAA CCACCAGATCGAATAGCTCTCTGGACGATGAAGATGTCTGTGATATCCTGGGTGTTTCCGCCGTCCTCGTGAATGTCCTCAAGCAGCGTCGGCAACGCGATCATGAATTCAGCTGGCAGCATGCTCTTCAAGTCAATGGGGATACGGGCATTAAGCTCCAGTACACACACTGCCGGCTGCATAGCCTTTTGGAGAACTTCAAGGATATAGACCTGGAAAACATTAGACCCGATTGGCAGCATTACAGCCAGGAGCCAGTGGATGCCTTGGATCTGCTGTATGAGCTGGCGCGTTTTGATCAATGCATTTGGCAATCCAAAGAGCAATTGGAGGCGTGTGTTCTCGTTAATTATTTGTTTGGTTTGTG CAATGCCACAAGTCGTGCCCTGAAACGTTTACCTGTAAAGCAGGAGAGCTGTCCGCTGAAGCAATCACAGCGTTTGCTGCTCTTCCAAGCCGCCAAGCGGACCCTGCAGCAGGGGATGCAGCTACTGGGCCTCAGGCCACTCAACCAAATGTAG